Proteins encoded within one genomic window of Desulforegulaceae bacterium:
- the pepE gene encoding dipeptidase PepE, which yields MYKSLLLSNSSMPKAPYLQWCKEILNDFLKSRKNIIFIPYAAVRFSFDQYEDMVLKALSMDKKRFKSIHGFAEKIKAIKDCDSVVIGGGNTFVLKKRLEDENIFSKLKSKISEPDFLYSGWSAGANLGGISIKTTNDMPIVQPLDFQGLGTANFQINPHYTDLLFENHGGETRDERLTEFSILNPGDFCVAIPEGSGVFVEKNKKNSMYFGKKPGKIFFNGKIHKQIKDQENFITTNHKNTN from the coding sequence ATGTACAAATCTCTTTTATTAAGCAATTCTTCAATGCCAAAAGCCCCATATCTTCAATGGTGCAAAGAAATTTTAAATGATTTTTTAAAATCAAGAAAAAATATCATATTTATTCCCTATGCTGCTGTAAGATTTTCCTTTGATCAATATGAAGATATGGTTTTAAAAGCTCTTTCCATGGATAAAAAAAGGTTTAAATCAATTCATGGGTTTGCAGAAAAAATCAAAGCCATCAAAGATTGTGATTCTGTGGTTATAGGCGGCGGAAACACTTTTGTGCTTAAAAAAAGACTTGAAGATGAAAATATATTTAGCAAGCTCAAGTCAAAAATTTCAGAGCCTGATTTTTTATATTCAGGCTGGAGTGCTGGAGCAAATCTTGGCGGGATTTCCATTAAAACAACAAACGATATGCCCATAGTTCAACCCCTTGACTTTCAAGGCCTTGGCACTGCAAACTTTCAAATCAATCCCCATTACACAGATCTTTTATTTGAAAATCACGGAGGAGAAACAAGGGATGAAAGACTGACTGAATTTTCCATCCTTAATCCCGGAGATTTTTGTGTTGCCATCCCTGAAGGCAGCGGAGTTTTTGTGGAAAAAAACAAAAAGAATTCAATGTATTTTGGAAAAAAACCTGGAAAGATTTTTTTCAACGGTAAAATCCATAAACAAATAAAAGATCAGGAAAATTTCATAACCACAAACCATAAAAACACCAATTAA
- a CDS encoding DEAD/DEAH box helicase, with protein MKLFLKSLKKNFYLFFKDPVGKLEIQPQLKKALYDLNFKGLTPIQKKSLPKGVQQRDIIGQAQTGTGKTVAYLTILFSRLLKSKPTHGQPRSLILAPTRELVVQIYNESVKIGIYTDLKSVCIYGGDDMNKQRQLLKENPEVIIATPGRLLGFMEERIINLSKVEVFVIDEADRMLDMGFMPDVRRIESKIPPKGKRQTLFFSATLPEKITRIALNWTVNPKEIRIDPENITSQNIEQKTYLATSEEKFPLLLNFVKKKKAKNTIVFTNQKYVAKEIYDKLRRYGVNCRLLTGDIPQNKRLKALEDFQKERSHILIATDVAARGLHIDNVSHVINYNMPNKAENYVHRIGRTGRAGKKGKSISFACQEDSFYIPAIEEFTETKFDCEYPPEEWLILPPAPPPLKKALKQTMEIKPKKTIKPFKKSRISDNTSRPRPVNKKTQPVNTRAGSPKPVVKKKMAKTVYKNGKMVRIEQ; from the coding sequence ATGAAATTATTTTTAAAAAGCTTAAAGAAAAACTTCTATCTTTTTTTTAAAGACCCTGTGGGAAAACTGGAAATTCAACCCCAGCTTAAAAAAGCCCTTTATGACCTTAATTTTAAAGGTCTTACCCCAATCCAGAAAAAATCACTCCCAAAAGGAGTTCAGCAAAGGGATATTATAGGTCAGGCACAAACAGGAACAGGGAAAACAGTTGCCTATCTTACCATCCTTTTTTCCAGACTTTTAAAATCAAAACCAACCCATGGCCAGCCAAGGTCTCTTATCCTTGCCCCTACAAGAGAGCTTGTTGTTCAAATTTATAATGAATCCGTTAAAATCGGGATATATACAGATTTAAAATCCGTATGCATCTACGGTGGCGACGATATGAACAAACAAAGACAGCTTCTTAAGGAAAATCCAGAAGTTATAATTGCAACTCCAGGAAGACTGCTGGGATTTATGGAAGAAAGAATAATTAATCTTTCAAAAGTTGAAGTTTTTGTAATTGATGAAGCAGATAGAATGCTTGACATGGGCTTTATGCCTGATGTGAGAAGAATAGAATCAAAAATCCCTCCAAAGGGAAAAAGACAAACCTTGTTTTTCAGTGCAACCCTTCCTGAAAAAATTACAAGAATTGCTTTGAACTGGACTGTTAATCCAAAAGAAATCCGAATTGACCCGGAAAATATAACATCCCAAAATATTGAACAAAAAACTTATCTTGCAACAAGTGAAGAAAAGTTTCCCCTTCTTCTAAATTTTGTAAAAAAGAAAAAAGCAAAAAACACAATTGTTTTTACAAACCAAAAATACGTTGCAAAAGAAATTTATGACAAACTAAGAAGATACGGGGTAAATTGTCGTCTTTTAACAGGTGATATTCCACAGAACAAAAGACTTAAAGCCCTGGAAGATTTCCAAAAAGAAAGATCCCATATTCTTATTGCAACCGATGTTGCAGCAAGAGGGCTTCACATAGACAATGTGTCCCATGTAATAAACTATAATATGCCCAACAAAGCTGAAAATTATGTTCACAGAATCGGACGTACAGGAAGAGCTGGAAAAAAAGGCAAATCAATAAGTTTTGCCTGCCAGGAAGATTCGTTTTATATACCCGCAATAGAAGAGTTTACAGAAACAAAGTTCGATTGTGAATATCCCCCTGAAGAATGGCTTATTCTTCCCCCTGCTCCTCCGCCTCTTAAAAAAGCTCTGAAGCAAACAATGGAGATAAAGCCGAAAAAAACAATCAAGCCTTTTAAAAAAAGCCGGATATCAGACAACACTTCCAGACCCAGACCTGTAAATAAAAAAACTCAGCCTGTGAATACCAGAGCTGGATCTCCAAAGCCTGTTGTTAAGAAAAAAATGGCCAAGACAGTTTATAAAAACGGTAAAATGGTTAGGATTGAACAATAA
- a CDS encoding isochorismatase family protein, which translates to MKNENKLKTNTALLVVDVQGNLFNSIFEKEQLKKNLIKLIKGFEILKIPGLFLEQNPKGLGSTISEIKDLGFMPKKFDKMTFGLKGHEKLFTYLESINIKNIFICGIEAHVCVMQSTRDLIQKGFNVHLVADCVSSRKKSDLDIGIKRMIQEKAIITGCESALFEMLETCEAKEFKQILELVK; encoded by the coding sequence ATGAAAAATGAAAATAAATTAAAAACAAACACGGCCCTTCTTGTAGTAGATGTTCAGGGAAATTTATTTAACTCAATCTTTGAAAAAGAACAGCTAAAAAAAAACCTGATAAAACTCATCAAAGGATTTGAAATTTTAAAAATCCCTGGATTATTTCTTGAGCAAAACCCAAAAGGTCTTGGAAGCACAATAAGTGAAATCAAAGACCTTGGATTCATGCCAAAAAAATTTGACAAAATGACCTTTGGCCTCAAAGGACATGAAAAACTTTTCACTTATCTTGAATCAATCAATATAAAAAACATTTTTATCTGCGGAATAGAAGCTCATGTTTGTGTGATGCAGTCCACAAGAGATCTTATTCAAAAAGGATTTAATGTTCATCTTGTTGCTGACTGCGTATCATCAAGAAAAAAATCAGACTTGGATATTGGCATAAAAAGAATGATTCAGGAAAAAGCAATTATCACCGGCTGTGAATCAGCCTTATTTGAAATGCTTGAAACATGCGAAGCAAAAGAATTTAAACAGATCTTAGAATTGGTAAAATAA
- a CDS encoding Hsp20/alpha crystallin family protein, with protein sequence MAIVRWEPIRNVVSLQDRINRMFDDAFSRMEPSEMEEGSMGAWRPSTDIYETENSIIIEAELAGLKKEDVDVEVNDNVLSIKGEKKTETEENNENYYRRERVSGKFHRAFTLPMDVDVEKISAKFKDGVLVLDIPKPEEKKPKKINVALD encoded by the coding sequence ATGGCAATTGTAAGATGGGAACCTATAAGAAACGTTGTAAGTCTTCAGGATAGGATCAATAGAATGTTTGACGATGCTTTTTCAAGAATGGAACCTTCAGAAATGGAAGAGGGTTCAATGGGAGCATGGAGACCTTCAACAGATATTTATGAAACAGAAAACTCAATAATTATTGAGGCTGAGCTTGCCGGTCTTAAAAAGGAAGATGTGGATGTTGAAGTAAATGACAATGTCCTGTCAATCAAAGGTGAAAAAAAGACTGAAACAGAAGAAAACAACGAAAACTACTATAGAAGAGAAAGGGTTTCAGGAAAATTTCATAGGGCGTTTACTCTTCCAATGGATGTGGATGTGGAAAAAATATCTGCAAAATTCAAAGATGGTGTTCTTGTTTTGGATATTCCAAAGCCTGAAGAAAAAAAGCCAAAGAAAATTAATGTTGCTCTAGACTAA
- a CDS encoding KamA family radical SAM protein, whose amino-acid sequence METKNQWTKSLSDLVGIDEICSKFNINSDIFRVHQTYPFKINRYFFSLIKEINDPIWVQSIPDKKELLDGLGTDDPFLEENILSPVKNLIHRYDNRVILLVSNKCAVYCRHCMRKRRVGLCEESFFDKFDDILAYLSSHKEIDDIILSGGDPLLLSDDKIDFILSSLRKIKKDSILRIHSRVFSTLPQRITENLCKIIKKYEPVYINTHFNHSMEITTQAKKAAFTAADFGIPLGCQSVFLKGVNDDWKTLSELFANLLKIKIKPYYLHHPDPIKGISHLRPKIEKGIIIMKKLRGRISGMAVPYYVIDLPEGGGKIPLLPEYIKNIEKDFLEVENFKGKLYKYPL is encoded by the coding sequence TTGGAAACAAAAAATCAATGGACAAAAAGTTTGTCAGATCTTGTGGGAATTGATGAAATTTGCAGTAAATTTAATATAAATTCAGATATTTTCCGGGTTCATCAAACTTATCCCTTTAAAATTAACAGGTATTTTTTCTCTCTTATAAAAGAAATTAATGACCCTATTTGGGTTCAGTCAATTCCAGATAAAAAAGAACTTTTGGATGGTTTGGGAACTGATGACCCTTTTTTAGAAGAAAATATTTTATCCCCGGTTAAAAACCTCATTCACAGGTATGACAACAGGGTGATTCTTCTTGTTTCAAACAAATGTGCGGTTTATTGCAGGCATTGTATGAGAAAAAGAAGGGTGGGGCTTTGTGAAGAAAGTTTTTTTGATAAATTTGATGATATTTTAGCCTATCTTTCTTCCCATAAAGAAATTGACGATATTATTCTTTCAGGAGGAGATCCTCTCCTTCTTTCCGATGATAAAATAGACTTTATTCTTTCAAGTTTAAGGAAAATTAAAAAAGATTCTATTTTAAGGATTCATTCCAGAGTTTTTTCAACCCTTCCCCAAAGAATTACTGAAAATTTATGTAAAATCATAAAAAAATACGAACCTGTTTATATAAACACCCATTTTAATCATTCAATGGAAATAACAACTCAGGCAAAAAAAGCAGCATTTACAGCAGCTGATTTTGGAATTCCCCTGGGATGCCAAAGTGTTTTTTTAAAAGGGGTTAATGATGATTGGAAAACTCTTTCAGAACTTTTTGCCAATCTTTTAAAAATAAAAATAAAGCCTTATTATCTTCATCATCCTGATCCCATAAAAGGAATATCTCACCTTCGTCCAAAGATTGAAAAAGGTATAATCATAATGAAAAAATTAAGGGGTCGGATAAGCGGAATGGCTGTTCCATACTATGTGATAGATCTTCCTGAAGGCGGGGGAAAAATTCCTCTTCTTCCTGAATATATAAAAAATATTGAAAAAGATTTCCTTGAGGTTGAAAACTTTAAAGGAAAATTATACAAATATCCATTATAA